The genomic window TGTTTTACTGCCTCAGTTGCAGAATTAAAAACCTTCATGAAGCTTATAGGGCCTGAAGCTACTCCACCTGTTGATTTAACTGCTGAACCTCTTTGTCTTAATCTTGTAAAACTAAAACCAGTTCCCCCGCCACTTTTATGTATTAATGCTGCATTCTTAATAGCATCAAAAATGCCTTCCATAGAGTCTTCAACAGGTAATACAAAGCATGCCGATAGCTGACCTAATTCCCTTCCTGCATTCATAAGGGTTGGTGAATTTGGCATAAATTCTAAGTTAGCCATCATATCAAAAAAGTCTTTCTCTATCTTCTCTATGTCTGCTTTTTCATCATACACTTTATCTGCCTGAGCAATATGTCTTGCAACTCTATTAAACATATCTACTGGTGTTTCAATCAATTTTCCATCTTTGTCTTTAGCCAAATAACGTCTCTCTAAAACCTTTATTGCATTTTCACTTAATAGCATTAAAGCACCTCCATAGACTACATTTAGTATAAAAGTTATGCTTGATATACTAGATATTGTATCATCACCTGTTTTTAGTGTCAAAGCTAGTATTACTTAAGTATAAGGAGAAATATGGACATAAATAGAACTTGTTTAATAATTTCACCAAAATTGATGAATAATAATTTAAAAATTAGTAGGACTAAAGTATCGTCCTCTTTGGTTAAATTTAAAAAAGCTCCCATCAGAACATTAAAAATCAAGGAAGCTTTTTTAAAACCTATTTACAATAAATCCCTTTGTATTATATCAAAAGCAATAAAATAACATTTCTTATTCGTTATAAATTTTTTTGAGCATCTGTTTCTGTATTATTTCAAGAATATCTTTTAATGTTTCCTGTGCATACTCACCTTTTCTATATTTTCTCATAGTTACTATAATATTAGGCTGGTTTCCTTTAGATACTACCTCGGTTACTTTTTTTGGGTGTTCAACAAAGCTACCTAGTTCCTGAAAGTTTTCATCATATAAAACAAAAGTAGGTATTTTTACTATTCCATTATGAGTATATTGGCTAAAAAAACTTTCATTTCCTTCCTTTTTCACTATTGAAATATTAATATTTGAGTTAAGTTCCTTCATTTTTTCTAGTACAGGAACATTTATCATACAATCGGGGCACCACATCTCTGCACATACAAGTATGTTTATTGCTCTATCAATAGATTTTATTTTTTCAACATATTCATCTTCAAAGTTAATTGAATTAAAAACCTGCAAAGTTTTTTCTTTATAAGTACTTGTGTCAGTGTTTACGAATTCGTCAAATGTCATACCTGAAGAAAATAGTTCACGACCATTCACTTTTTACTCCCCCTTATAATAAAAGAAAAGTTTCATAAAAAAAACGTCCTGATTAATTGTATTGCTTTTTTTATAAATTATATTACATTTTATTATAAATTCAAATAGTATTATGTGGGATTATCTCTCAACCTAATTTTCCAAAAACAAAAAA from Proteiniborus sp. DW1 includes these protein-coding regions:
- a CDS encoding thioredoxin family protein is translated as MNGRELFSSGMTFDEFVNTDTSTYKEKTLQVFNSINFEDEYVEKIKSIDRAINILVCAEMWCPDCMINVPVLEKMKELNSNINISIVKKEGNESFFSQYTHNGIVKIPTFVLYDENFQELGSFVEHPKKVTEVVSKGNQPNIIVTMRKYRKGEYAQETLKDILEIIQKQMLKKIYNE